A genomic window from Alkalihalobacillus sp. AL-G includes:
- a CDS encoding MFS transporter, whose protein sequence is MYRSVDKTSVNISLFYLFFFFGMGTLYPLLSVYLKQEIHLSGTQIGAILSVSPVVMIIAQPIWGVICDYTRKPRGVLLLALCLTGLLAIPYSFSDSYIAFIIFSILLAVFQSAIIPVSDSITLNYVTATKKDYGNFRLWGAVGFALAVFVMGTLAETTGLKIIFYCFAGVLILCMLFVLSMPKENNTIQVDLRTGISKLFRMPKFVLFLFTTFSVFGPILSNNFYFGLYIQELGGTLIGVGIAFLLATGSEAPFMKFSGNWIRKAGIEKILITATLISALRWLFYFTEPSLAVVYATTIAQGLSIGLFIPAALQYVREIAPKDIKVTAVALYSSVGNGLGSWFCTFFGGMIYEAFSLFAMYLFFGTMTFVGLILLIINFYFLNKASTIKTG, encoded by the coding sequence ATGTATCGAAGCGTAGACAAGACCTCTGTAAATATCAGTCTATTTTATTTGTTCTTCTTTTTCGGAATGGGAACGCTATATCCATTGTTGAGTGTATACTTAAAGCAGGAAATTCATTTATCTGGGACACAGATTGGAGCAATCTTGTCTGTCAGTCCAGTTGTCATGATTATCGCCCAACCGATTTGGGGAGTAATTTGTGATTATACAAGGAAGCCTAGAGGTGTGCTGCTTTTAGCATTGTGCCTAACAGGATTACTTGCAATTCCGTATTCATTTTCTGATTCGTACATAGCATTTATCATATTCTCGATTTTACTTGCAGTTTTCCAAAGTGCAATCATCCCAGTATCAGACAGTATTACATTGAATTATGTTACGGCGACGAAAAAAGATTACGGTAACTTCCGCTTGTGGGGAGCGGTGGGATTTGCATTGGCAGTTTTTGTAATGGGAACTCTTGCTGAAACAACGGGATTAAAAATAATTTTTTACTGCTTTGCTGGTGTACTTATTTTATGTATGCTCTTTGTACTTTCAATGCCAAAAGAAAACAACACCATCCAAGTCGATCTAAGAACAGGAATTTCCAAGCTGTTTCGGATGCCGAAGTTTGTTTTGTTCTTGTTCACGACATTTTCCGTGTTCGGACCGATCCTTTCGAACAATTTTTATTTTGGGCTTTACATTCAGGAGCTAGGGGGGACACTTATTGGTGTGGGGATCGCCTTTTTGCTTGCAACCGGTAGTGAAGCACCTTTTATGAAGTTTTCAGGGAATTGGATCCGGAAGGCGGGTATCGAAAAAATTCTTATAACTGCAACATTGATATCGGCACTTCGTTGGTTATTCTATTTTACTGAACCTTCCTTGGCTGTTGTATATGCCACAACGATTGCACAAGGACTTTCAATCGGACTCTTTATCCCTGCTGCACTTCAATATGTTCGCGAGATTGCACCGAAAGATATTAAGGTGACCGCTGTTGCCTTATACAGCTCAGTTGGAAATGGACTTGGAAGCTGGTTCTGTACATTTTTCGGAGGAATGATTTACGAAGCGTTTTCGCTATTTGCTATGTACCTGTTCTTCGGGACCATGACGTTTGTAGGATTGATTCTTCTAATCATAAATTTCTACTTTTTAAATAAAGCTAGCACAATAAAAACAGGATGA
- the thpR gene encoding RNA 2',3'-cyclic phosphodiesterase, whose translation MGRHTFLAVPLPERIQQQIAAFSTQAKSVLPLKKWTGTRDYHITLSFLGDSSENQLNGLKAELEKKMLFHNPFHLVLNDIGVFGNPLTPSVFWLGVNPSEPLSSLQGDVEAACSTAGFRIENRSYRPHITIGKRWNGAAGQSVSLKELPTPDYLESLDWKVDEIILYEIHPQQQPMYVPWHRFRLDQEEH comes from the coding sequence ATGGGACGACATACATTTTTGGCAGTACCATTACCAGAACGGATCCAACAGCAAATCGCCGCATTCTCTACACAAGCAAAATCGGTTCTTCCCCTGAAAAAGTGGACGGGGACAAGGGACTACCATATTACACTTTCTTTCCTAGGCGATTCATCAGAAAATCAATTGAATGGACTGAAAGCTGAACTCGAGAAAAAGATGCTGTTTCATAACCCTTTTCATCTAGTGCTGAATGATATAGGTGTTTTCGGAAATCCGTTGACCCCGAGTGTTTTTTGGCTTGGTGTAAATCCATCTGAGCCGCTTTCATCGCTTCAAGGGGATGTAGAGGCAGCGTGCAGTACTGCAGGCTTTCGTATTGAAAACAGATCGTATCGACCACATATTACAATCGGGAAACGGTGGAATGGGGCAGCAGGACAATCTGTATCGCTAAAAGAATTACCAACTCCTGATTACCTTGAATCACTCGACTGGAAGGTGGATGAAATAATCCTTTATGAGATTCATCCACAGCAGCAACCGATGTACGTTCCATGGCACCGATTCAGACTAGATCAGGAAGAACACTAA
- a CDS encoding cell wall hydrolase: MPRVKYTSADVDLMARMMRAEAEGEGKQGMLYVGNIIVNRGVADCLDFANVRTIREVIYQVQGGNYSFEAVQKGNVFYNRARSVEKRLARKNLDYWRQHPAKYGLWYFNPYGPCPQTWFGQPFSGQFKNHCFYEPAAGTCASVY; this comes from the coding sequence ATGCCAAGAGTAAAATATACAAGTGCGGACGTTGACTTAATGGCTAGGATGATGAGAGCGGAAGCCGAAGGTGAAGGGAAACAAGGAATGTTGTATGTCGGAAATATAATTGTTAATCGTGGCGTAGCGGATTGTTTAGATTTTGCAAATGTAAGAACAATCCGAGAAGTCATCTATCAAGTGCAAGGAGGAAACTATTCTTTTGAAGCTGTTCAAAAGGGTAATGTATTTTATAACAGGGCGAGATCTGTTGAGAAAAGATTAGCAAGAAAGAATTTGGATTATTGGAGGCAACACCCAGCGAAGTATGGTCTTTGGTATTTTAATCCATACGGTCCATGTCCTCAGACATGGTTCGGTCAACCTTTTTCTGGTCAATTTAAAAATCATTGTTTTTATGAACCAGCAGCTGGAACATGTGCGAGTGTTTATTGA
- a CDS encoding IS3 family transposase (programmed frameshift) codes for MSKKCFTKKEIELLSKNPYVKSVTSKAITYTDEFKQLFIVQKERGKFSREIFEEYGFDTEIIGTRRIKCSAERWGKAYRKNGALGLQDARRGQSGRPRKRELSNEEKYARLEAENNLLKAENELLKKIKFAERGLKKKELILSADQKFVLIRYIIEKYKLKNMITYLCKSAGVSRQGYYNYFSAKQVKRRREKEKKDEVVRDVILKAFHFKNRKKGARQIKMILAGQFNIVYNLKRIGRVMNKYGIVCPIRRANPYKRIMKATQEHKVVSNQLNREFKQEVPYKVLLTDITYLYFGKGERAYLSTIIDASTNEVLAHNVSDRITLDIAMDTLKKLKKNRKVKLAKGAYIHSDQGSHYTSPVYQKLVKKHRLGQSMSRRGNCWDNAPQESFFGHFKDLAEIKSCKTLKDLKREVKTAIKYYNSYRYQWNMKKMTPVQYRDHLLNAA; via the exons ATGAGTAAAAAATGCTTCACAAAAAAAGAGATCGAACTATTATCAAAAAATCCTTATGTTAAGTCCGTTACTTCAAAAGCCATCACCTATACTGATGAATTCAAGCAGCTGTTTATTGTTCAAAAGGAACGTGGGAAATTCTCTAGAGAGATTTTTGAAGAGTACGGGTTTGATACAGAGATTATTGGAACTAGACGTATTAAATGTTCTGCTGAAAGGTGGGGGAAAGCCTATCGTAAAAATGGAGCACTGGGACTTCAGGATGCAAGAAGAGGACAATCAGGAAGACCAAGGAAAAGAGAACTTTCCAATGAAGAAAAATATGCAAGGTTAGAGGCGGAAAATAATTTATTGAAAGCAGAGAACGAATTGCTAAAAAAGATAAAGTTCGCCGAAAGGGGGCTAAAGAAAA AAGAACTGATCTTATCAGCTGATCAGAAGTTCGTCCTCATTCGATACATCATTGAGAAATATAAGTTAAAAAACATGATCACTTACCTTTGTAAATCTGCAGGCGTATCTCGTCAAGGCTACTATAACTATTTTTCAGCGAAACAAGTAAAGCGAAGAAGGGAAAAAGAGAAAAAGGATGAAGTTGTCCGGGATGTTATTCTCAAAGCCTTTCACTTTAAGAACCGTAAAAAAGGAGCCCGCCAAATTAAAATGATACTGGCAGGTCAATTTAATATTGTCTATAACCTTAAAAGAATCGGGAGAGTCATGAACAAGTATGGCATTGTATGTCCTATCCGGAGAGCGAATCCTTACAAGCGTATTATGAAAGCCACCCAGGAGCACAAAGTCGTTTCGAACCAGCTTAACAGAGAGTTCAAACAGGAAGTACCTTATAAGGTGCTGCTTACAGACATCACATATCTCTACTTCGGGAAAGGGGAAAGGGCTTATTTATCAACCATTATAGATGCCTCTACCAATGAAGTATTGGCCCATAATGTTTCGGATCGAATTACGCTCGACATCGCTATGGACACGCTTAAGAAGTTAAAGAAGAATAGGAAGGTTAAACTGGCTAAAGGAGCCTACATCCATTCTGATCAAGGGAGTCATTATACCAGCCCTGTATATCAAAAGTTGGTGAAGAAACATCGACTGGGCCAGTCCATGTCCAGAAGGGGGAATTGTTGGGACAACGCCCCACAGGAATCCTTTTTTGGTCATTTCAAAGATTTAGCTGAAATAAAATCCTGTAAAACACTGAAAGATCTTAAACGGGAAGTAAAAACTGCCATTAAATACTACAACTCCTATAGATACCAATGGAATATGAAAAAGATGACCCCCGTTCAATACAGAGATCATCTTCTTAACGCAGCCTAG
- a CDS encoding diacylglycerol kinase family protein → MKKLLIFIINPCAGNGRGTKVWKKIKRELQRKNVHFRSFLTERPGHAEDLAKQMAHMHQDHLKGIIAIGGDGTVHEVINGLVHHDRVPVGFISAGSGNDFARGYHIPKSPIKALNRILSYRPIRVKRYDLGEYRLEKRKHKPGYFASSLGVGFDGEVTKQTNQSKSKGLFNKFGLGTLAYVYMLLKVAMTYKPFHLDLTIDGREYRFEEVWFATTTNIEHFGGGMKISPGAKPNDGILNICIVHNLSRSKLFFLFGTVFFGIHTKLKEVEMFTGKEIELSTMGPVTVHADGEVIGQSPVNIEVKQSRSIII, encoded by the coding sequence ATGAAGAAACTTCTGATTTTCATCATCAATCCTTGTGCGGGGAATGGCCGGGGGACAAAGGTTTGGAAAAAGATTAAGCGTGAACTGCAACGGAAAAACGTTCATTTTCGAAGTTTCCTGACGGAACGACCTGGTCATGCAGAAGATCTTGCGAAGCAAATGGCACACATGCATCAGGACCATTTGAAAGGGATCATTGCAATCGGAGGAGATGGTACCGTCCATGAAGTGATCAACGGTCTCGTTCACCATGATCGAGTACCTGTAGGGTTCATATCAGCAGGCTCTGGAAATGACTTTGCAAGAGGATATCATATCCCGAAATCGCCAATAAAAGCGTTAAATCGAATATTGTCCTATCGTCCTATTCGCGTAAAGCGTTATGACCTTGGCGAGTACCGACTTGAAAAACGCAAGCATAAGCCTGGCTATTTCGCCAGTTCTCTAGGTGTAGGCTTTGATGGAGAAGTGACAAAGCAAACGAATCAATCAAAGTCGAAAGGATTATTCAACAAATTCGGACTCGGCACTCTTGCCTATGTTTATATGCTTCTAAAAGTTGCGATGACCTACAAGCCGTTTCACCTGGACCTTACAATCGATGGACGAGAATACCGATTTGAAGAGGTATGGTTTGCAACAACTACGAATATTGAGCACTTCGGTGGAGGGATGAAAATCAGCCCCGGTGCGAAGCCTAATGATGGGATACTGAATATTTGTATTGTACATAATTTGTCCCGTTCGAAGTTGTTTTTCTTATTTGGGACCGTGTTTTTCGGAATACATACAAAGCTGAAGGAAGTTGAGATGTTTACCGGAAAAGAAATTGAACTATCAACAATGGGGCCGGTCACTGTGCATGCCGATGGAGAGGTCATTGGTCAAAGTCCTGTCAACATTGAGGTTAAACAAAGTCGATCAATTATCATCTAG
- a CDS encoding YtzH-like family protein, with translation MPLQTKDQLTLLADILRTHQLDQCGSQSECQQLERLTNSLLQNPSTPPELRETLSSIHTYSQQGNQAGSINGHIQGHQGHLMQWMTTLNS, from the coding sequence ATGCCATTACAAACAAAGGATCAGCTTACTCTGCTTGCAGATATATTAAGAACCCACCAACTCGATCAATGTGGTTCTCAGTCAGAATGCCAGCAGTTAGAACGACTTACAAATTCATTACTGCAAAATCCAAGTACTCCCCCCGAATTGAGAGAAACGTTGTCATCCATACATACATACAGTCAGCAAGGCAACCAAGCTGGATCAATTAATGGGCATATACAAGGTCATCAGGGTCACTTGATGCAATGGATGACGACATTAAATTCTTAA
- a CDS encoding RNA polymerase sigma factor, with translation MDTERSKLLNQCLENYYDDILNFMYLRLNNHQDAEDMTQTVFLQIMKAIENYRGESSLRTWVFQIARNTLVNEYRQKSSLKRLFDRLKQHVRFQSNEPSPHKNIELFSLLDSLNERDCELIILKHYFGFTYGEISKITGLTSSNIGVRLARAIQLLNRDQNDGGDHIEQKSR, from the coding sequence ATGGATACGGAGAGGTCTAAGTTACTCAATCAATGCTTAGAAAATTATTACGATGACATATTGAACTTCATGTATTTAAGGCTGAACAACCACCAAGATGCAGAGGATATGACGCAAACCGTTTTTCTGCAAATAATGAAGGCAATTGAAAACTATCGAGGTGAATCCTCATTGCGGACATGGGTATTCCAAATTGCCCGAAACACCTTGGTTAATGAATATCGGCAAAAAAGCTCACTCAAGCGCTTATTTGATCGACTGAAACAACATGTACGCTTTCAAAGTAATGAACCATCCCCTCATAAAAATATTGAACTTTTCTCGTTACTGGACTCGCTCAACGAACGGGACTGCGAGTTGATTATTTTAAAACACTATTTCGGTTTCACTTATGGAGAGATATCGAAAATAACCGGATTAACCTCAAGCAATATCGGTGTAAGGCTAGCTCGGGCAATCCAACTTTTAAATCGTGATCAAAATGATGGAGGTGATCATATTGAACAAAAAAGCCGATAA
- a CDS encoding phosphotransferase family protein, whose translation MKHILGSGWQVKPAGGATGEAYIAQFGEEKIFLKRNSSPFLAVLSAEGIVPKLLWTKRLENGDVITAQHWLDGRELKAAEMSRDLVAKLLSKIHRSQELVSMMHRLGKHPVTPAEVVTKLEDKLDKNDKFRNEIQPFLHFLNTNVQNVHTDNYVVCHGDVNHNNWLLNDEEHLFLIDWDGAVIADPALDLAMLLYWYIPNHEWEQWLHSYGIQLTKPLQVRMHWYIVAQTIDSVFWHMDRGQIEQADYWVDYLSHLDQYIYH comes from the coding sequence TTGAAACATATTCTTGGAAGCGGCTGGCAGGTCAAGCCTGCAGGCGGCGCAACCGGTGAAGCGTATATCGCTCAATTTGGAGAAGAAAAGATTTTCCTTAAACGGAATTCTTCACCTTTCCTTGCTGTTTTATCGGCAGAGGGCATAGTCCCAAAACTCCTATGGACAAAACGCTTGGAAAATGGCGATGTGATCACCGCACAACACTGGTTGGATGGCCGTGAATTGAAGGCTGCCGAAATGAGTAGGGATTTGGTTGCCAAATTACTATCCAAAATCCACCGTTCACAGGAGCTCGTTTCAATGATGCATCGGTTGGGCAAACATCCGGTGACACCTGCTGAAGTTGTAACTAAACTTGAAGATAAACTAGATAAGAACGATAAGTTCCGAAATGAAATACAACCATTTTTGCACTTTTTAAATACAAATGTCCAAAACGTTCATACCGATAATTATGTTGTCTGTCATGGTGATGTAAACCATAACAATTGGCTTTTGAATGATGAAGAACACTTGTTTTTGATTGATTGGGATGGGGCTGTCATTGCAGATCCCGCTCTTGATCTTGCGATGCTGCTATACTGGTATATCCCGAATCATGAATGGGAACAATGGCTCCACTCCTATGGAATTCAATTGACAAAGCCTCTTCAAGTTCGAATGCATTGGTACATTGTTGCCCAGACGATTGATTCTGTTTTCTGGCACATGGATCGCGGTCAAATTGAACAGGCTGATTATTGGGTGGATTATCTATCCCATTTGGATCAGTACATCTATCATTGA
- the cysK gene encoding cysteine synthase A, whose translation MKVVNNIAELIGDTPFVKLNRLPDPDGADVYLKLESFNPSGSIKDRAAFNMLTEAEKQGRLKAGSTIIEPTSGNTGIGLAMNAAAKGYKAMIVMPDTMTKERINLLKAYGAEVVLTPGDEKMPGAIAKAKELVNEIPNSFMPMQFENPANPDAHRNTTAIEILEAAKEIGKNFKMFVSPAGTGGTITGTGETLKKHMPKLHIKVVEPQGSPVLSGGKPGKHKLVGTSPGFIPSILNQDVYDEIQQITDVEAYDTTHKLAREEGILVGPSSGAAVYAAIQAAKDLTPDDVVISMTCDSGERYLSSDLFDFEVK comes from the coding sequence GTGAAAGTCGTTAATAACATAGCTGAACTAATTGGAGATACACCATTTGTAAAATTGAATCGTTTACCAGATCCGGACGGCGCTGATGTATATTTGAAGCTAGAGTCTTTTAATCCGAGTGGAAGCATTAAAGACCGTGCAGCGTTCAATATGCTGACGGAGGCAGAAAAACAAGGAAGATTAAAGGCGGGCTCGACGATTATCGAACCGACATCCGGCAACACAGGAATCGGATTGGCGATGAATGCAGCAGCCAAAGGGTACAAAGCGATGATCGTCATGCCGGATACGATGACAAAGGAACGGATTAATCTTTTAAAAGCATATGGAGCCGAAGTCGTATTGACTCCAGGAGATGAAAAGATGCCCGGTGCGATCGCAAAGGCAAAGGAGCTCGTCAACGAGATCCCGAACAGCTTTATGCCCATGCAGTTCGAAAACCCAGCGAATCCTGATGCCCATCGGAATACGACAGCAATCGAGATCTTGGAAGCAGCAAAAGAAATCGGTAAGAATTTTAAAATGTTTGTCTCACCAGCGGGTACGGGTGGCACGATCACCGGAACTGGAGAAACGTTGAAAAAACATATGCCAAAACTTCATATCAAGGTAGTTGAACCACAAGGATCCCCTGTATTGTCCGGTGGAAAGCCTGGTAAGCATAAACTCGTCGGTACAAGCCCAGGGTTCATCCCGTCGATTCTCAACCAAGATGTGTATGATGAAATCCAACAAATTACCGATGTGGAAGCATACGATACAACACACAAGCTTGCACGAGAAGAAGGAATCCTTGTCGGACCATCCTCTGGTGCAGCAGTGTACGCTGCAATACAAGCGGCAAAAGATCTGACACCTGATGATGTGGTCATCTCAATGACGTGTGATTCAGGAGAACGCTACCTTTCAAGCGACCTGTTTGATTTTGAAGTAAAATAG